The Verrucomicrobium spinosum DSM 4136 = JCM 18804 genome includes a region encoding these proteins:
- a CDS encoding GreA/GreB family elongation factor — MFTVPMMSPEVEKLVNAGKLSRADGEKLSNLPVGAFCQHKSWGAGRIAEWDLLGDRVVIDFEGKPGHPMKLGFAAGSLEPLASDHILARRVGDLPALQSMAKERPADLVTLALKSSGKTMSLDALEGLLIPRVIKEADYKAWWSAAKKALKDKRHIVVPAKRTELLVLRDEDVRHGNAMLDDLRNARDLKAKLNALARIQKDLDLFENHASDLIPVFQELDTTVRKSWKLQLKEALNLLLSRDELLDSAKGAKLPEGSLTVEQLLRDARPQLADAVNGLPVALLSRVYKAFPAAFPDRAWVQESLNHLTKTGGRAVAEIAAVLDANDEIDLLADFLKKAVRNRQLSTDLLIWMCKERKGKAEGVFDMDLGNAIISALEDDHIAGGPKRTGRLHDAFAEDIGLVGEMVGDADADELRLFAKRILSSPVFDELTRRSLMGRLIKARPETQELMDDTGNNQAASLVVSWDSMEKRKIELEELVRVKIPQNKKDIQIAREYGDLRENFEYKSARQHQAVLLRMQSTYERELRRARGTDFVGVSTETVGIGTIVDLQDVGTGKTETQTILGAWDGDPDQSILSYLSEMAKALIGKRVGDEAELPTDTHGTRKVKIVSIRPYRTQAEAAPIAG; from the coding sequence ATGTTCACGGTTCCCATGATGTCCCCTGAAGTCGAGAAACTGGTCAATGCCGGCAAGCTGTCGCGCGCCGATGGTGAAAAGCTTTCCAACCTCCCTGTGGGAGCGTTCTGCCAGCACAAGAGCTGGGGAGCTGGTCGGATTGCAGAATGGGACTTGCTGGGCGACCGTGTCGTGATCGACTTCGAAGGCAAGCCAGGGCATCCCATGAAGCTGGGCTTCGCGGCCGGTTCGCTGGAGCCACTGGCTTCGGATCACATCCTGGCCCGCCGGGTGGGTGATTTGCCCGCGTTGCAGTCCATGGCCAAGGAGCGCCCTGCGGATCTGGTGACGCTGGCTCTGAAGAGCAGCGGAAAGACCATGTCTCTGGATGCGCTCGAAGGCCTTCTCATTCCCCGCGTCATCAAGGAAGCTGACTACAAAGCTTGGTGGAGTGCCGCCAAAAAGGCGCTCAAGGACAAGCGCCATATTGTGGTGCCGGCCAAGCGCACGGAACTGCTGGTGCTCCGTGATGAGGATGTGAGGCACGGCAACGCCATGCTGGACGACCTCAGGAATGCCCGCGACCTCAAGGCCAAGCTGAATGCGTTGGCCCGCATCCAGAAGGATCTCGACCTCTTTGAGAACCACGCTTCAGACCTCATCCCCGTGTTCCAGGAACTGGACACCACGGTGCGCAAGTCCTGGAAGCTACAGTTGAAAGAGGCGCTAAACCTGCTGCTCTCCCGCGATGAACTGCTGGACTCTGCCAAGGGTGCCAAGCTTCCCGAGGGCTCGCTGACAGTGGAGCAACTTCTGCGTGATGCCCGGCCTCAGCTGGCAGATGCTGTGAATGGTCTGCCGGTGGCGCTGCTCAGCCGCGTGTACAAGGCTTTCCCCGCTGCATTCCCTGATCGCGCCTGGGTCCAGGAGTCGCTGAATCACCTCACCAAGACGGGCGGTCGCGCCGTGGCCGAAATCGCAGCGGTGCTGGATGCCAACGATGAAATCGACCTGCTTGCCGACTTTTTGAAGAAGGCGGTGCGCAACCGTCAGCTCAGCACGGACCTCCTCATCTGGATGTGCAAGGAGCGCAAAGGCAAGGCGGAAGGCGTCTTCGACATGGACCTTGGCAATGCCATCATCAGTGCCCTCGAAGACGACCACATTGCTGGTGGACCCAAGCGCACTGGTCGTCTGCATGACGCTTTCGCCGAAGACATCGGTTTGGTGGGCGAGATGGTGGGTGATGCGGACGCCGACGAACTGCGCCTCTTCGCCAAGCGAATCCTTTCCAGCCCGGTGTTCGACGAACTGACCCGTCGTTCCCTGATGGGCCGCCTGATCAAGGCACGGCCGGAGACGCAGGAACTGATGGACGACACGGGCAACAATCAGGCTGCATCCCTGGTTGTTTCCTGGGACAGCATGGAGAAGCGCAAGATCGAGCTTGAAGAGCTCGTGCGCGTCAAGATCCCGCAGAACAAGAAGGACATCCAGATTGCCCGTGAGTACGGCGATCTTCGTGAGAACTTCGAGTACAAGTCCGCCCGTCAGCACCAGGCGGTGCTGCTGCGCATGCAGTCCACTTACGAGCGGGAACTCCGTCGTGCGCGTGGTACGGATTTCGTGGGTGTCAGCACAGAAACGGTCGGAATTGGCACCATCGTTGACCTCCAGGACGTCGGGACAGGAAAGACGGAAACTCAAACGATCCTTGGGGCTTGGGATGGAGATCCAGATCAGAGCATCCTCTCTTACCTGTCCGAGATGGCCAAGGCCCTCATTGGCAAAAGAGTGGGTGACGAAGCCGAACTTCCGACGGATACCCACGGCACGCGGAAGGTGAAGATCGTCAGCATCCGCCCTTACCGTACGCAGGCAGAGGCCGCCCCGATTGCGGGTTGA